One genomic window of Gossypium hirsutum isolate 1008001.06 chromosome D11, Gossypium_hirsutum_v2.1, whole genome shotgun sequence includes the following:
- the LOC107930876 gene encoding receptor-like protein EIX2 yields MAIATMTTLPISFFPSFLLIPAICFTICHANSNLLCIQSEREALLKFKNHLFDPSNRLSSWVEGGDCCEWTGVVCHNSTGHVNQLHLAAPLSVPDAFATNAEWEAYHNSLLGGKINPSLLELKHLSSLDLSYNIFSSIHIPKFFGLLESLTYLNLSRSQFQGAIPHNLGNLSKLQYLDLGGNDLKSKTLQWVSGLSSLQYLDLSYADLHTANDWVQVTLKLPSLLELHLSGCGLDNDPSLINVNSSKSLVVLDLSFNRFSSVPKWIFSLHGLVSIDLSGNSLEGPISDYFGNSSFLEVLDLSWNYLNSSIPNSLYSLNRLQFLSLGNNQLQGTISSAIGNLSSVTQLDLSVNQLNGQIPLSTWELSSLKLFDVSKNQLNGQFPLSIGQLSSLEEFDVSENQLNGPIPLSIGELSSLKLFDVSENQLNGQIPSSIGQLSSLEEFDVSENQLNGQIPLSIGELSSLKLFDVSENQLNGTFPLSFGRLESLETLDCGYNLLEGVVSETHFSNLTRLTTLAASHNRLRFEPNLSWIPPFQCERIELGHWHLGPKFPQWLKFQKKLSYLDISYAGISDVIPTWFLNLPTQFESLNLSSNQLRGEVSYLNVRNSVDLSSNRFIGPLPRVFSTLLFLILSNNSFSGSLFELVCNSSSEELIEVLYIDKNLISGDIPDCWNHWQRLNLLNLGSNNLTGKIPPSLWHLNLKMLNLRNNTIFGKLPSTLQNSPNLIMFDLSENHFSGSVPAWIGDKLSNLVILSLRSNNFDGRIPHKICDLQFLQNLDLAHNNISGVIPKCFNNLSAMATANKRNNFVLGESVYAASFFLNALLVLKGREDEYGRTLGLVTSMDLSANSLTGEIPKEIGSLVGLLSLNFSGNLLTGNIPNSIGKMELMESLDLSMNRLNGEIPPSFSSLNFLNHFNVSYNNLTGQIPTSTQLQSFENLSYVGNHLCGPPLTKNCTSKGIPIDVANNGSSREGSKVNWLYVSIVLGFVMGFWGVVAPLFFIRSWRHAYYRKLDHVGRKLYVSWATMGM; encoded by the coding sequence ATGGCAATTGCAACCATGACTACTCTTCCTATTTcctttttcccttcttttcttctcattcCCGCTATCTGCTTTACCATTTGTCATGCCAATTCCAACCTACTTTGCATTCAGAGTGAGAGAGAAGCTCTTTTGAAATTCAAGAATCATCTTTTTGATCCTTCAAACAGGCTATCGTCATGGGTAGAAGGTGGGGATTGCTGTGAATGGACTGGTGTCGTCTGCCATAACTCAACAGGCCACGTCAACCAACTGCACTTGGCCGCTCCTCTTTCAGTGCCTGATGCctttgcaacaaatgctgaatgGGAAGCTTACCACAATTCCCTGCTGGGAGGCAAAATAAATCCTTCACTGCTGGAGTTGAAGCATCTCAGTTCCCTGGACTTGAGCTATAACATTTTTAGCAGCATACATATCCCGAAATTTTTCGGTTTGCTAGAGAGTTTAACATATCTTAACCTCTCTCGATCACAATTTCAGGGAGCAATTCCTCATAACCTTGGGAATCTCTCAAAGCTGCAGTATCTTGATCTTGGAGGTAATGATCTCAAATCAAAAACTCTTCAATGGGTTTCTGGACTTTCTTCCTTGCAGTACCTTGATTTGAGTTATGCTGATCTTCATACAGCAAATGATTGGGTACAGGTAACACTCAAACTTCCTTCTTTGTTAGAGTTGCACTTGTCAGGTTGTGGTTTAGACAATGATCCATCTTTGATCAATGTTAATTCTTCAAAATCACTGGTTGTTCTTGATCTTTCTTTCAACCGCTTTTCTTCAGTACCTAAGTGGATATTTAGTCTTCATGGTCTTGTGTCCATTGATCTTAGTGGCAATTCTTTGGAAGGCCCAATTTCAGATTACTTTGGGAACAGCTCGTTTCTTGAAGTTCTTGATCTTAGTTGGAATTATCTCAATTCGTCCATACCCAATTCCTTGTATAGTTTAAACCGTCTTCAGTTCCTTAGTCTTGGCAATAACCAGTTACAAGGAACAATCTCGAGTGCCATTGGAAACTTGAGCTCTGTTACTCAGCTTGATCTTTCAGTAAATCAATTAAATGGTCAAATTCCATTGTCTACATGGGAGTTATCATCTCTGAAGTTGTTTGAtgtttcaaaaaatcaattaaacggCCAATTTCCCTTGTCTATAGGGCAGTTGTCATCTTTGGAGGAGTTTGATGTTTCAGAAAATCAATTAAATGGTCCAATTCCATTGTCTATAGGGGAGTTATCATCTTTGAAGTTGTTTGATGTCTCAGAAAATCAGTTAAACGGCCAAATTCCCTCGTCTATAGGGCAGTTATCATCTTTGGAGGAGTTTGATGTTTCAGAAAATCAATTAAATGGTCAAATTCCATTGTCTATAGGGGAGTTATCATCTTTGAAGTTGTTTGATGTTTCAGAAAATCAATTAAATGGTACTTTTCCTCTATCGTTTGGACGACTAGAAAGTTTGGAAACTCTGGATTGTGGGTATAATCTATTAGAAGGAGTTgtatcagaaacccatttttCTAATCTCACGAGATTGACAACTCTAGCAGCATCACACAATCGGCTTAGATTTGAACCAAACTTAAGCTGGATTCCCCCATTTCAATGTGAAAGGATCGAATTGGGTCACTGGCATCTTGGCCCAAAGTTTCCCCAGTGGttaaaattccaaaagaaattgTCTTATTTGGATATCTCCTATGCAGGAATTTCAGATGTCATACCCACTTGGTTTTTGAACCTTCCTACTCAATTTGAATCTTTAAACCTTTCCTCGAATCAACTTAGAGGAGAGGTTTCATATTTGAATGTGAGAAACTCTGTTGATTTGAGTTCAAACCGATTCATAGGCCCATTGCCAAGAGTATTCTCAACTTTActatttctaattttatcaaataattcattttcgGGATCTCTTTTTGAATTGGTTTGTAATTCATCAAGTGAGGAATTGATAGAAGTTCTTTACATTGATAAAAATCTTATCTCAGGAGATATTCCAGATTGTTGGAATCATTGGCAGCGTTTGAACCTTTTAAATTTGGGAAGCAACAATTTGACCGGCAAAATCCCACCTTCTTTATGGCATCTAAATCTTAAAATGTTAAACCTTCGAAACAATACAATATTTGGAAAATTGCCATCCACATTGCAAAATTCTccaaatttgattatgtttgatcTTAGTGAAAATCATTTCAGTGGAAGTGTACCAGCATGGATTGGTGATAAGCTCTCAAACCTTGTGATTCTAAGCCTTCGATCAAATAACTTTGATGGACGTATTCCTCATAAAATTTGTGATCTTCAGTTTCTTCAAAACTTGGACCTTGCCCACAACAACATTTCTGGAGTTATTCcaaaatgttttaataatttaagtgcaatGGCCACAGCAAACAAAAGGAATAATTTTGTTCTTGGGGAGTCTGTATATGCAGCCTCATTTTTTTTGAACGCATTATTGGTGTTGAAAGGACGAGAGGATGAATATGGTAGAACATTAGGACTTGTTACTAGCATGGACCTTTCAGCTAACAGTCTCACCGGAGAGATCCCCAAAGAAATTGGTAGTCTCGTTGGACTACTGTCTTTAAATTTTTCAGGGAATCTCCTAACAGGAAATATACCAAACAGCATTGGCAAGATGGAGTTAATGGAATCTCTTGATTTGTCCATGAATCGACTAAATGGTGAAATCCCTCCAAGTTTCTCCAGTTTGAATTTCTTGAATCACTTCAATGTGTCCTACAACAACTTGACAGGACAAATCCCAACAAGCACTCAGCTTCAAAGCTTTGAAAACTTGTCTTACGTGGGCAATCATCTTTGCGGACCTCCTCTCACTAAGAACTGCACCTCAAAAGGTATTCCAATTGACGTCGCAAATAATGGAAGTAGCAGGGAAGGAAGTAAAGTGAATTGGCTTTATGTCAGCATAGTTCTCggctttgtaatgggattttggggtGTAGTGGCTCCCTTGTTTTTCATCAGGTCTTGGAGGCATGCATACTATCGAAAGTTGGACCATGTTGGACGAAAGCTGTATGTGTCTTGGGCTACTATGGGTATGTAG